The nucleotide window CTGTGGGGCATCGTCTATACGCTGATCGGCAGCAACCTCTCGGCGACGGTCGCGTACGCTGTCGGGCGCTTCTTCGGGCACGGGCTGCTCGAAGGCGATCATGCGGCGGGCATTGTGCGGCGCTACGCCGCGCGTCTCCGCGACAACAGCTTCATGGCGGTGCTGACGATGCGCTTCGTCTTCCTGCCGTATGATCTGGTCAACTACCTCGCGGGCTTTCTGCGCATCCAGTACCAGCCGTTCATGCTGGCGACGATTCTGGGATCGCTGCCGGGCACCTTCTCCTTCGTGCTGGCGGGCGCGTCGATCCACGGCGATCTCAGCGACGGCGTCGACTCCTTCGATCCGCGCGTCTTCGCGGCGTCGGCGATCATCTTCGTCAGCAGCCTCCTGATCGCGCGCTACGTCCGGCGGCGCGAGCACCAGCGCTCCGAGCAAAAGGAATGACCTCTGCATGATGACACACACGACCGTATTCCAGACCGTGGTGATCGGCGCTGGCTCCGGCGGCCTGACCGTCGCGGTTGGCCTCGCGGCGCTCGGCAGGCCCGTCGCGCTGATCGAGGGCGCTGCCGTCGGCGGCGACTGTACCAACGTCGGCTGTATTCCCTCCAAGACGCTGATCCACGAGTCCGGGTCGCGTAGCGGCGGCGCGGCTGCGATCCTGGCGACTGTTCAGCGCAAGCGCGACCATCTGCGCGCCGAGGAGACGCGCCATGTGCAGCAGATGGAGTACCTGACCTTCATCCACGGCTGGGCGCACTTCTTGGGACCAAAGCGGCTGGAGGTGATCCACGCCGACGGCTCGCGGCGCGAGATCAGCGCCCAGACGATCGTAATTGCCACCGGCTCGCGCGCACGTACGATGGAGATTCCGGGGCTGCCCCGAGAGCGCCTGCTGACCAACGAGAGCATCTTCGAGCTGACGGATGCGCCGCACCATCTGGCGATCGTCGGCGCGGGCGTGATTGCGATGGAGCTGGCCTTTGCCTTTCGCAAGCTCGGCAGCCGCGTGACGATCATCAGCCGCGATCGGCGCGTCTTTGCCCGTGGCGGCGCTGCCGCCTCCGAGGTGCTGGCCGCGTCGCTGCGGGAGCAGGGCATCGCCGTGCGCTACGGCGCGACCGTCACCCGCTACGATCCGACCGACGAGACGCTGTATCTGACG belongs to Herpetosiphonaceae bacterium and includes:
- a CDS encoding TVP38/TMEM64 family protein is translated as MSEEIVPARPSTTAAPLSPLRRHWQKLLALGFWMLLLGGYQWYAWHHGLSPFAAAQRLVALLSTSAYGPLLFIAIYTLRPLVLFSATVLSIAAGFLFGPLWGIVYTLIGSNLSATVAYAVGRFFGHGLLEGDHAAGIVRRYAARLRDNSFMAVLTMRFVFLPYDLVNYLAGFLRIQYQPFMLATILGSLPGTFSFVLAGASIHGDLSDGVDSFDPRVFAASAIIFVSSLLIARYVRRREHQRSEQKE